A segment of the Leptolyngbya sp. CCY15150 genome:
GCTATGAAAACGAATGTTGGTACCTTTGATCGCCTGATCCGCCTACTGTCGGCTTCGATGTTGTTTTATTTGGGACTGTTCCTCTACAGCGGCTCTGCCTTGGGTATCGGGCTAGTGGTTGCGGGTGGTGTCTTGATGGTTACATCGCTGGTCGGCTTTTGCGGTCTTTATCGTCTCCTGGGAATTCATACCAGCTAGGCCAAGCAAC
Coding sequences within it:
- a CDS encoding DUF2892 domain-containing protein, with protein sequence MKTNVGTFDRLIRLLSASMLFYLGLFLYSGSALGIGLVVAGGVLMVTSLVGFCGLYRLLGIHTS